Within the Arachis duranensis cultivar V14167 chromosome 10, aradu.V14167.gnm2.J7QH, whole genome shotgun sequence genome, the region ACGGAAAATGGATAcgatatatttttatcaatctcAAAAACAATTTTAGTGTACAACACCAATCTAAGGTCTATTTTAGTTTGGGACTTAACTCACACACGGCACTAACACAGTTTGACATGTTATGCGCCACTATGTTGTGCTTAAACTATGTTTTGACATGTGAGACTAAGTTTAAGTAAGCATGCACAGTAACACTTAACGACATGACACCACCCCAATAACAATGTTATAAGTTATAACAAAAACCATTTGAGTGACTAGTTTGGTTCATGATTgacaatttaaaatattaacaaaaaataaaaagtagaaaaaagTATGCTTAAATTTAATATGTAAACTCTAGATTATATTATAGCACAATAAATTGGTCAACGAAATAAATTGTTCTTATAAATCTAAATCGTCCATTGAAAAAGTAGaaaatataatatcaaaatttgcATATTTCAACTTGGTTTGGCCCCAAAGCAATTCAAACCGGTTATACAAGCACATGGTTTCAGTATTGTCACGGATTTAATTTCCCTCTCATAAATAAACATCAATTTAACAATGATGATTATACAAACCAGACTACCAGAGatcttgaaaaataaaatatgaacaaaGCAAAATCTTGACTCTAAAAACTTCCATGACACCATTAGTGGATTAATTTTTAATCAGAATCTGAATCAGCAACGACCGATGATCTGACTGCTCTGCGCGTAGTTTCATCATATCCATCATTTTCATCATCCTCATATTTCTTCTCATCAATTATGCCTGTAAACCAACAGTTAGAGAACTTTACAGTCAATAAGTAAAGGAACGCAATGAAAAACATTACCTTTCTTTATGAGCAGAGCTTCGAGTGTTCTTGTGGAAAAATCATCTTTCCCTCCCAAATCTTGAAATCCTATCAATCTATCTCCGGCAACTCCTTGCCTGAGCAAAAGAAACAGTATAGTGCTCAAATTTTCTTTCATAGAATATCCTTctcatgtaatttttttattatttcttaaaatttgaatctaaGACCTCTTTATAGAAGAATAAAGTACTTACTATTTTGACTATTCCATATTTATTactattgtacacattataaAGGTAGAGTGATAGACATTAgtacataaaataaaagagatcattatttagttgaaaatagtaaaaattagtaaaaagaaaagatagGTAGTTATTTTGGCTAGTTCTTAATTTCTTATACCATAggtagttatttttaaaatagtatGGGTCCACTTACACCATATTAATCTTATTGGCTTACAATGCTGAATAACTTATGTATTCTAAATTTTATCAATTCAACCATTGaatcatattatattattttgataatcaAACTCACAAATTTTGAAAGAATTAGAACATCAATAAACGAGTTATCTTAAAGTAGATATTTACttgtattttcaaaattatattatagTTCAAAATGTAGTAAgattaaatatcaaataatttccAAGTTTTATGAAATTTTGCGCAATTGATCTATTATGTTAAATGTCTGAATTTAATGGTTGAAATGACAGAACTCAGTGTATAAAAAGTTATTCACATGTGTAAGTCTTGTTCAGTTACATCAACAAATAACTTCTTAGCAAAAGATGGGAAGTTAAAGAGAGATCATTTTTGGATTTGGACACATGCAATAATCCTCTATGCATATGTAACAGACAACAGATACCAGATAATAAGTAATAGATGAAGTATAAACTGGTCTGACAACATCAACCTTTTTATTTCTATAAAGCTACTAACAATTAGTCCCTAGGAAAAAGCATGATAGTCTTAGGCACTTCGAATGTAAAGAGCCTGTTGCACAGTAAAGATTGATGATagtcaatttttatatttattttattttttattgttttgtgaAACCAGCAACACACAATATGCTTTGTGAATACTAAAAGCACTCAATTAACATGACCAACAGTTATGAGGTAACAGATATAGGCCCACCTGAACAGTATGACACAAGGCAAAGTCTTTATTGCCAGTTTTGCAACGAAGAATGGTGCATTCTGCATTTCATTATCAACAAAGAACACTGTTACACAATTTCTTTACCAAAAGAAAAACAGTGATGTTAAAGTAATAAGACTTATGTCACAATTAGATTGACTTAATGATGAGAAAACCGTCAAACATAAAATCTTCTCTActgcaaataataataatgtaaccGTTAATGCTGACCTCTGCATCAAGCTTGATGAACTTCGTATCTATATGCTTTGATGAAAGGGACTTTAGATGCTTATCCATTATCCTGGAAACATTTTAAGCATGCGTGAAAGGGTGAAGGGGACAGAGATGTGTTGAAGTCTAGCAACAACATGTAACCCAGAAAACATACTTGCACCGATAGAACTCCTTATGGTAGAAATGACAAATCACTTTTTCACTTCCGGTGACTTCAGCTAAGAAATCCCCTTCAGTTATCTCCCTGTACTCCCCATGACCTTTCTTCTTCCATTCCTGCCGTTTCTCTGCTTCTTTCTAACAAGGCAAATCTAGTAATTATACCaaggtatttaataaataaataaataacattgtCATGAATCCTGATACATACGGAAATATTCCTACCTTAAGAGCTGCAATCCTATCTGCATGCAATTTTTCCAACTCAGGATCCTGATATATCCATTGTGTCATCCATTTGAAACAAGGGGAGAATATTGGGAATGGATTTtctcaagtcaaaatttcacaTGATCTTGTTGCAtgaagatttttaaatttaattaagaacaAACAAGGGATCGCATCAGCATCTAAGTGATGGTACGAACTAACACATCGCAAGGTCATGTGAAAACTTCATGTGAGAAAATATAAGGTGTACACAAATAAGCATATATGACAAATTTGACAAGTTTACAAATCATACATCCATTAAATCATCAAGGTCAACCTCCTGGTTGGAAGAACTCGATGCCTGCACCTTCTCTTGTGCAAGCAATTCCTGCAGGAATCATAATATTAGTCAGATCACATCAGCATGAAACAGGTATTGTGCTATGAGAGTGAGGTGTGTGCTATGAATGTCATAACAGAATATGTGTGTGTTACGGTGGTTATAAGAGTTCCCCTATACAGATTATTCAGCTGCCCATCATCAACTATGGTAAGGTTCTTAAATATTTTGCCATAAGAACAActtaacaagaaaagaagaaaaaagataatTGTAGAAcaatttcaagttttcaacaCCATCAAAACTTCAAAGTATTGAAAAACCAAGACAGTTCAACTCCATGGACTCTTAGTTTGATCTTATGTGCAACAAAATACAAGGAATGGATCCTCTCAATTTCTTTTCCCTCAATAGTTTGGCAAAGTATGATCTCTCACCTTACACTTCTTAAgtgagaccaagagaaaacatatGAGAGCAGATATTAAAAGGTAAAATATCACACTTTACCAAACaattgatagaaaaaaaattgaggtTCCACTCCCCAAAATAAAAACACATTTCAAGTGTATAGCAGAGTTTAAGCATTAAAAAGAACAGTCAAATACAGTAAGTAgtattctatatttttgtgtGTTCGTGGACATGCGAGATGGAATGCAGCAAGACAGTAATTTCAGAACCACCAAATCACACAAATCTAACAAATAAAGCTTAATGTGATAGGAGAACatgtatgaataattatatctctagcTCTTCTGGACTAAATCTCCATATTGGTCCTGTGATTCAAGGCTTTCACTATTTTAGTTCCTCATATTCAAAATTCACTATACTGGTCCCGAAATCCATTCAGCTCCAGGCACCATACCTTTCCGGCATTGAGCCAACAGACGGAATGCTGAACTAACTCTAACTTGCCATGCTAGACATAAGACTAAATGATATCGTTTCATTTTGGCACTTAAACAAGACAAAAACGAGGTCGTTTTGGAGAGTGAGGGGAGATAAAACTGTTTACACATCATATAAACTCTTATTCGTCTTCTCATTTTGTCTTGTTTAAGCGCCAAAATAAAACAACGCCGTTTAGCCCCAAGTCCAACATGACAAGTCAGAGCCAACTCAGCACATCATTCGCAGACTCGGTACTAGAAAAGATCCAGGAACTAATATAGTGCCTAAGCTAAATCTCAGGACCAGTATAGTGAATTTTGGATTTGAAGAACTAAAATGGTGAAAGCCATGAACTGAGCAACCACTTTGGGGTTTTAGTCCACCTCTAACACGAGAGCCTCTTTTGGATTTGTCTCAATTTTGCATAGacttttgttttctctctttttatatttctcttatGCTAAAATTCTTCTATTTGGGTTCACAACATCAAATTTTAGACTTTTTAATCACAGAAACTCTAATACCATTAGATGAAATTACTTGTCCCATAAGTTTAGGCTGACAGAGAGAAAGAATTTTCGGAAATGTCCAAAGCACTGATTATGGTGACTCCAATTGAACGACTGAATCAAAGGAACAATGTCCAAAGCACTGTAAAATCAGACTCTCAATAACCTAAAACTAATAAGCAGTATTAGAAAGAACACCGGATACTTCAACCAATGGATTAAGCCATTAACTGAAACAGGGTTAGGATGCCAAATCTTCACCCAAAACCTTAAGGCAATGGATGATGACCTTCACCTCTCACACTTGATATCTCATTGATAAGGAAAATGACCTAGGATCTCATACAGATGTTGAATGGAACCCGCTAAacgaaaatgaattttgaaaaatggaatgAGAAGAATTAGATGCTGAACCTTCTGATAATCACGGGCAGCTGCAGCCATTACGTTTCCAAAGGCAAGATTTGACAAAGTGGACTTTACTGCGTTCGGATCCATTTCGAAACACAAAAGAAACGCGGAGAAGCCTCCCGCTCGAACGGTTGAGATCTGTGTGTAATGTATGCACAAATTGGGAAGAGAAGGGAAGGGACGAGGGAGGAAGAACCAACCTCCGGTGCTTGCTAGTAGTATAGATGCGGAGGGAAACTGTGGCAAGGATCGTGAAATCGGACGATTCAGGCTTCCAGGTCCCAACCTAAACTGTAGCAAGGAtagctaaaatatatttttgtttttgaaattttaaaaacagtAATTACCTAAATAGTCCCAAAATTTTAGAATCGGATATTCTAATTTCCAAGAAAAATTAGTACACAGATCAATCTCTAAGGTTTTATTTCGGCAGACAAATCAATTCTCAGTTTATTTTTTGACAGAGTAATTACCCAGATCAATTcccaaagattttaaaaacagagATTTTAGTCAAAAAAACTAATGTACAAATCAATCCCTAATATTTCTCTCTGTTAGACATAATAGTCTTccgtccaaaaataaaataaaataaaattattattattattaattgcacaataatattgtactatagcttttgtattttttggataaaaataatgataaatttatttattaaattcttatatatatCATTATACACTAGATAGCCATGGTTTTATCTCCGAGCTGGAGACCTCCCCGCATCTCACGCCGGCTACAGTCCCACCTGGAGGCTCTCTTCCATGGTGGCATCTCCTCCAGCTGGCTTTTCATGGACAGGGATGCATGTACTCCTCTGTCCTTGGTTGCATCAGCCATCCCTTTCATATTCTCTCTCACGCAACCTCGGATCCCTTTCACCGAATCGCTCACGCAACCTTCCTTCTTCACGGATTTGTTTGAACAGGTAATGATTTCTTGGAACCCTAagagctttgctttcttctcCAAATTCCCTTTCGTCTGCCCTAGGGAACTCTGTCTACGAGCTCTGTTTTCTTGGGAGTTTGGTTCATCGCCGTTCATTCAGGTTAGTGATTTCCCAATTTTTGGCTCAGATTCAAGATCTCAGATCAATGAATCAGGTGCATCCAAACCAATTTTTCTGTTCGATGGTTAAGCGAGATTTTGTTCTCTAGGATttgtgaaattcctaatcttGCAAATCGTGATGCTTTTTGGTATCTGTTCGACGGTTAAGCCAGATGTTATTGTGTAGGGTTTGTGAAATTTCTAATTTTGCAAATTTTGTATGTGATTTGATTTTGTTCTCTAGGGTTTCTGAAATTTCTAATCTTGCAAAATTGTGATGTTTTTTGGTATCTGTTCGACGGTTAACCCATATGTTATTCTGTAGGgtttgtgaaatttttaattttgcaaATTTTGTATGTGACTTGGTTTGTTTCTGGGTTCATGTTGTTGGTCACATTCTTTGGCAGTTGCTGTTAACCTTTAGTTTGAACTCATTATCAGTTCTTCTTTTGTTCTGTTGAATTGTTTGTTGCATGTGGTTTGTGTATTTCATGAatctatttctaatttttttattttctgtacaTTCAACAAATCCATTGagtttttaaattgttttctgTATTCAGAATCATGTTCTGTTACTTATGTTTCATGTGAAATTTTATGAAGCACTCTCATATATTATATTGAAAGTAGACCAATTGAATGCAATATTAAAATTTCATgaatgtatttttgtatttttattttgtgtatattcAAATAAACCATTAAGTTTAGATAAAGTTAATTGGTGGTTGCATTTGGGCATGTGGACTAGGTTATCTTCCCTTG harbors:
- the LOC107469485 gene encoding thioredoxin domain-containing protein PLP3B — translated: MDPNAVKSTLSNLAFGNVMAAAARDYQKELLAQEKVQASSSSNQEVDLDDLMDDPELEKLHADRIAALKKEAEKRQEWKKKGHGEYREITEGDFLAEVTGSEKVICHFYHKEFYRCKIMDKHLKSLSSKHIDTKFIKLDAENAPFFVAKLAIKTLPCVILFRQGVAGDRLIGFQDLGGKDDFSTRTLEALLIKKGIIDEKKYEDDENDGYDETTRRAVRSSVVADSDSD